From a region of the Ovis aries strain OAR_USU_Benz2616 breed Rambouillet chromosome 10, ARS-UI_Ramb_v3.0, whole genome shotgun sequence genome:
- the LOC101111463 gene encoding G-protein coupled receptor 183, whose protein sequence is MDIKMDNFTTPSAASLESDCDLYAHHQTARILMPLHYSIVFVIGLVGNLLALIVIIQNRKKINSTTLYSTNLVISDILFTTALPTRIAYYALGFDWRIGDALCRITALVFYINTYAGVNFMTCLSIDRFFAVVHPLRYNKIKRIEHAKCICIFVWILVFAQTLPLLINPMSKQEAERTTCMEYPNFEETKSLPWILLGACFIGYVLPLVIILICYSQICCKLFKTAKQNPLTEKSGVNKKALNTIIFIIVVFVVCFTPYHVAIIQHMIKKLRLPGLLECSQRHSFQISLHFTVCLMNFNCCMDPFIYFFACKGYKRKVMKMLKRQVSVSISSAVRSAPEENSREMTETQMMIHSKSLNGK, encoded by the coding sequence ATGGATATAAAAATGGACAATTTTACTACACCCTCTGCAGCTTCTCTGGAAAGCGACTGTGATCTCTATGCCCACCACCAGACAGCCAGGATCCTCATGCCACTGCATTACAGCATCGTCTTCGTAATTGGGCTTGTGGGAAACTTACTGGCCTTGATTGTCATAattcaaaacaggaaaaaaatcaactcGACCACTCTATATTCAACCAATTTGGTGATTTCGGATATACTTTTTACCACGGCTCTGCCCACACGGATAGCCTACTACGCATTGGGCTTTGACTGGAGAATCGGCGATGCCCTGTGTAGGATAACCGCTCTTGTGTTTTACATCAACACGTACGCAGGTGTGAACTTCATGACCTGCCTGAGCATTGACCGGTTCTTTGCTGTGGTGCACCCCCTGCGGTACAATAAGATAAAAAGAATTGAACACGCAAAATGTATCTGCATATTTGTCTGGATTCTGGTATTTGCTCAAACACTCCCGCTACTCATAAACCCTATGTCAAAACAGGAGGCTGAAAGGACTACATGCATGGAATATCCAAACTTTGAGGAAACCAAATCCCTCCCCTGGATTCTGCTTGGTGCCTGTTTCATAGGATACGTACTTCCACTTGTCATTATTCTTATCTGCTATTCTCAAATCTGTTGCAAGCTCTTTAAAACTGCCAAACAGAACCCGCTAACTGAGAAATCGGGGGTCAACAAAAAGGCTCTCaacacaattatttttataattgttgtGTTTGTTGTATGCTTCACGCCTTATCATGTTGCAATTATTCAACACATGATCAAGAAGCTTCGTCTTCCTGGTCTCCTGGAATGTAGCCAAAGACATTCATTCCAGATATCTCTGCACTTTACAGTATGTCTGATGAACTTCAACTGCTGCATGGacccttttatatatttttttgcatgTAAAGGGTACAAGAGAAAGGTCATGAAGATGTTGAAACGTCAAGTCAGTGTATCAATTTCCAGCGCTGTGAGATCAGCCCCTGAAGAAAACTCACGTGAAATGACAGAAACTCAAATGATGATACATTCCAAGTCTTTAAAtggaaagtaa